The DNA region GCGGCGTCCTCGGGGCCGAGCCCGGCGGCCCGCGCGGTGGTGCCGAGGACGATCGGCTGGTGGGCGCCGCGCGGGAACGCGGCGGCCAGGCCGTCGAGTTCGGGTCCGGGCCAGGCGGCGAGGGCGGCCCGCATCAGCTGCCGCCCGAGCCGCCGGCTCGCGGCGCGCAGGGCGGGCGACGGGGTGCGGGCGTCGGCGGCCTCGTCGAGGGCGTACGGTTCGGCGCCGAGGGCCGCGGCGGCGGCGAGGGCGGCCGTGGTGAGGCCGGTGGTGTGCAGCCGGCCGCGGCAGAAGGCTTCGAACCCGGCGGCATCGCGGATGCGGCCGGCCTTGACGGCGGCCTCGGCGCCGCCGGAGTGCGCGTGCCCGCCGGCGGGGAACCGCCCGTCGGCGAGCACGAGGAGAGCCGAGCGCGTCATCAGAAGAGGAAGTAACGCTGGGCCATGGGGAGTTCGGCGGCGGGTGCCGGTTCGACCGGTTCGCCGTCGATGGTCACCGTGAAGGTGTCGGCGTCGACCTCGACCCGGGGCAGGGCGTCGTTCTCGCGCATGTCGGCCTTGGTGGTCCGGCGGGTGGAGCGGATCGGGGTGAACTCCTTGTGCAGAGCGAGCTTCTGCGGCAGGTCGTCCTCGATCGCCGCCTCGGCGACGAAGTTGACGGAGCCCGCGGCGGCCGCCCTGCCGAGGGCGCCGAACATGGGCCGGGGCAGCACGGGTTGGGGGGTGGGGATGGAGGCGTTGGCGTCGCCCATCTGCGCGTACGCGATCTGGCCGCCCTTGAGGACGACGAGCGGCTTGACGCCGAAGAAGGCGGGCTCCCACAGCACCAGGTCGGCGAGCTTGCCGGGTTCGACAGAGCCGATGAGGTGGCCCATGCCCTGGGCGACGGCCGGGTTGATCGTGTACTTGGCGACATAGCGGCGGGCCCGGTGGTTGTCGGCGGCGCCGTCGCCGGGCAACGCGCCGCGCCGCTTCTTCATGACGTGGGCGGTCTGCCAGGTCCGCATGATCACCTCGCCGATCCGGCCCATGGCCTGGGAGTCGGAGGAGATGATCGAGATCGCGCCCAGGTCGTGCAGGATGTCCTCGGCGGCGATGGTCGAGGGCCGGATCCGGGACTCGGCGAAGGCCAGGTCCTCGGGGACGGCCGGGTTGAGGTGGTGACAGACCATCAGCATGTCGAGGTGTTCCTCGATGGTGTTGACGGTGTGCGGCCGGGTGGGGTTGGTCGAGCTGGGCAGCACGTGCGGCTCGGAGACCACGGTGATGATGTCGGGCGCGTGTCCGCCGCCCGCGCCCTCGGTGTGGTACGCGTGGATGGTGCGGCCGGCGATGGCGGCGAGGGTGTCGCCGACGAAGCCGGCCTCGTTCAAGGTGTCGGTGTGGATGGCGAGTTGGGCGCCGGTCTCGTCGCAGACGCTCAGACAGGCGTCGATGACGGCCGGGGTGGCGCCCCAGTCCTCGTGGATCTTGAACCCGAGGGCGCCGCCGCGCAGTTGGGAGTGCATGGCCTCCCGGGACATGGTGTTGCCCTTGCCGAGCAGGCCGATGTTGACCGGGAAGGTGTCCAGGGCCTCGAACATCCGGGCCGTGTGCCAGGGTCCGGGGGTGACGGTGGTGGCCTTGGTGCCCTCGGCGGGTCCGGTGCCGCCGCCGACGAGGGTGGTCACGCCGGTGGCGAGGGCCTGGTCGACGACGGTCGGCGAGATGAAGTGGACATGGGTGTCGACGGCTCCGGCGGTGACGATCCGGCCGTTGCCGACGATCACCTCGGTCTCGGGGCCGATGACGAGCTCCGGGTGCACCCCGTCCATGGTGTCGGGGTTGCCGGCCT from Streptomyces fradiae includes:
- a CDS encoding urease subunit alpha — translated: MPELHRAAYADLFGPTTGDRIRLADTDLLVEIEEDRSGGPGRAGEEAVFGGGKVIRESMGQSRTTRAEGAPDTVITGAVVIDHWGVVKADIGIRDGRITALGKAGNPDTMDGVHPELVIGPETEVIVGNGRIVTAGAVDTHVHFISPTVVDQALATGVTTLVGGGTGPAEGTKATTVTPGPWHTARMFEALDTFPVNIGLLGKGNTMSREAMHSQLRGGALGFKIHEDWGATPAVIDACLSVCDETGAQLAIHTDTLNEAGFVGDTLAAIAGRTIHAYHTEGAGGGHAPDIITVVSEPHVLPSSTNPTRPHTVNTIEEHLDMLMVCHHLNPAVPEDLAFAESRIRPSTIAAEDILHDLGAISIISSDSQAMGRIGEVIMRTWQTAHVMKKRRGALPGDGAADNHRARRYVAKYTINPAVAQGMGHLIGSVEPGKLADLVLWEPAFFGVKPLVVLKGGQIAYAQMGDANASIPTPQPVLPRPMFGALGRAAAAGSVNFVAEAAIEDDLPQKLALHKEFTPIRSTRRTTKADMRENDALPRVEVDADTFTVTIDGEPVEPAPAAELPMAQRYFLF
- a CDS encoding urease accessory protein UreF produces the protein MTRSALLVLADGRFPAGGHAHSGGAEAAVKAGRIRDAAGFEAFCRGRLHTTGLTTAALAAAAALGAEPYALDEAADARTPSPALRAASRRLGRQLMRAALAAWPGPELDGLAAAFPRGAHQPIVLGTTARAAGLGPEDAAHCVAYETVGGPATAVVRLLGLDPFQATAVLARLAPELDRVAARAAQAAHLALTEGPDALPAASAPLLDLTAEQHAAWPVRLFAS